One stretch of Hevea brasiliensis isolate MT/VB/25A 57/8 chromosome 12, ASM3005281v1, whole genome shotgun sequence DNA includes these proteins:
- the LOC131171342 gene encoding probable disease resistance protein At5g43730 produces MGPGYSRIRARKMEFVIATASTVVGEIAKTLVAPVGRSIGYLIYYHCNIKNLEEELQKLVDKKITGVDSRVDDVKRNLQVVAGSVIHWQEEVDYIDQRGKEFLENVIKVNNLCFNGRCPDPTSRYCLSRKAKKMTEKVLALLEEAVNFGQIGYPGPPPNIGSTFITEGIKDFESRLSIMKGVWEALKDDNRSMTGICGMGGVGEKDTMASRLNGVQ; encoded by the coding sequence GTCCTGGTTATTCTAGAATTAGAGCAAGGAAAATGGAGTTTGTAATTGCGACTGCAAGTACAGTTGTTGGTGAAATTGCTAAAACCTTGGTGGCCCCAGTCGGCCGATCAATTGGTTACCTAATTTACTACCATTGTAACATCAAGAATCTGGAAGAGGAGCTTCAGAAACTGGTTGATAAGAAGATCACTGGGGTGGACTCACGCGTGGATGACGTCAAAAGGAACTTGCAAGTTGTTGCTGGTTCTGTAATTCATTGGCAAGAGGAAGTGGATTACATTGATCAGAGGGGCAAAGAATTTCTTGAAAATGTAATCAAAGTAAACAACCTATGTTTTAACGGGCGTTGTCCAGATCCAACGTCACGTTATTGCTTGAGCAGGAAAGCCAAGAAGATGACAGAGAAGGTGCTTGCTCTGCTCGAAGAAGCGGTGAATTTTGGTCAGATAGGCTATCCTGGTCCTCCACCAAATATAGGATCAACCTTCATCACTGAAGGCATCAAGGATTTTGAATCAAGGCTATCAATTATGAAAGGAGTATGGGAGGCTTTGAAGGATGACAACCGGAGCATGACCGGTATTTGTGGGATGGGTGGAGTGGGTGAGAAAGATACAATGGCTAGTAGATTAAACGGCGTGCAGTAG